One Lentisphaera araneosa HTCC2155 genomic region harbors:
- a CDS encoding VWA domain-containing protein has translation MTLTTYTPLFWLGILLPLAYFIFTTLVTRSKKKHHAANFFRITALICLILALCHPYFSSSSEDLHAVYLVDVSQSIDLADAQETLDEIEASISTLKSSDSYSLYSFANGVQKTTLKELRQTLKDWDSKFSDDLFRSQSSIASALEVVKMVYPANKIKKLCLFSDGIETGEQLLSSIESLKQEDIQMSFHELKKIQKPEVSVVELKSSSPVAYRGEVVKMTATVLSNYTTQAKLKFVSQGIIVHAIELQLEKDLPKKVNFQVTSNETTSGIWEAEISAPKDYFPINNIARCSLIMQGEAKVLALHNQPTKLRELKKALEKQGISMDVRGKYGLPASLQQLNEFDAIMFADIEATHLSARQMDNVRKYVTEFGGGLIMTGSENSFGLGGYYKTPIEEVLPVTSRYEKEKEQPSLALVLVIDKSGSMNGQPIVLAREASKAAAELLSSRDQVGVIAFDGSAKLVTDLTSAANKGEVLSQIDGIGAGGGTNLYPAMVMGRDMLGIASAKIKHMIVLSDGQSQGGDFEGISSELAQMGVTISTVSLGQGAAVDLMAAIAQIGNGRAYVTNNAEEMPRIFTKETMEASRSAIKEEPFAPIKIDDSDYLQGINIDETPLLLGYVMTKVKASAQVQLLTETGDPLLASGRYGLGQSVAFTSDTTDLWAGEWLEWNDFGKFWAQVVRSIVRNKSAQGFITDLKGNDKEMNIQIYRSNENGTPENHITWDATLMDNNGKVQKLPIQQVGFGYYHTNFAKPADENFTLRLHDQSNNRLKTISKISTYPKEYLLASTKPEIFDSLESFEKISEERKEIKTQKSALNIFALMAICSLILSTLFRRI, from the coding sequence ATGACTCTCACGACTTACACGCCCTTGTTCTGGCTCGGAATCCTCCTCCCCCTCGCCTACTTTATTTTCACCACCTTGGTGACTCGAAGCAAGAAGAAACATCACGCGGCCAATTTCTTTAGGATCACTGCACTCATTTGCCTCATTTTAGCCCTGTGTCATCCCTACTTTTCCAGTTCTTCGGAAGATCTTCACGCGGTCTATCTTGTGGATGTCTCCCAGTCTATTGATTTAGCTGACGCTCAAGAAACCCTCGATGAAATCGAAGCCAGTATCAGCACTCTAAAATCAAGTGATTCTTATTCGCTCTACAGCTTTGCGAATGGCGTCCAAAAAACCACCTTAAAAGAGCTTAGGCAGACTCTCAAGGATTGGGATAGCAAATTCTCTGATGATCTTTTCCGCAGTCAATCTTCCATTGCTTCTGCCCTCGAAGTGGTCAAGATGGTCTACCCCGCTAATAAAATCAAAAAACTCTGCCTCTTTTCCGATGGTATTGAAACGGGTGAGCAATTGCTCTCCTCCATCGAGAGTCTCAAGCAAGAAGACATACAAATGAGTTTTCACGAACTCAAGAAAATTCAAAAGCCAGAAGTCTCGGTAGTCGAGCTCAAAAGTAGTAGCCCAGTGGCTTACCGTGGCGAAGTAGTAAAAATGACGGCGACCGTCTTGAGTAATTACACAACGCAAGCCAAACTCAAATTTGTCTCACAGGGTATCATCGTTCATGCCATTGAGCTTCAGTTAGAGAAAGACCTACCCAAAAAAGTCAACTTCCAAGTCACTAGCAACGAAACCACTAGTGGCATTTGGGAAGCCGAAATCTCTGCCCCAAAAGATTACTTCCCAATCAATAATATCGCTCGTTGTTCACTGATCATGCAGGGAGAGGCAAAAGTCCTTGCTCTTCACAATCAACCCACCAAGCTACGTGAGCTCAAAAAGGCTCTGGAAAAACAGGGCATCAGCATGGATGTACGCGGAAAATACGGACTGCCTGCCTCATTGCAGCAACTCAACGAATTTGACGCCATTATGTTTGCCGATATCGAAGCCACTCACTTGAGTGCGAGACAAATGGATAATGTTCGCAAGTACGTCACTGAGTTCGGTGGTGGACTCATCATGACTGGCTCAGAAAATAGTTTTGGCCTAGGCGGTTATTATAAAACTCCCATTGAAGAAGTCCTCCCCGTCACTTCCCGTTACGAAAAAGAAAAAGAACAGCCCTCACTCGCACTCGTTCTCGTCATCGATAAATCCGGTAGTATGAATGGTCAACCAATTGTCCTCGCTCGCGAAGCCTCAAAGGCCGCAGCTGAACTGCTCTCAAGCCGAGATCAAGTGGGGGTCATTGCCTTTGATGGCAGTGCCAAACTCGTGACTGACTTAACTTCTGCTGCCAATAAAGGCGAGGTACTCTCTCAGATTGATGGCATCGGTGCGGGTGGTGGTACAAACCTCTATCCCGCCATGGTCATGGGCCGTGATATGCTGGGTATCGCTAGTGCCAAAATCAAACACATGATTGTCTTGAGTGATGGTCAGAGCCAAGGCGGTGACTTCGAAGGCATCAGTTCCGAACTCGCTCAAATGGGCGTAACTATCTCAACTGTCTCCCTCGGACAAGGCGCTGCGGTCGATCTCATGGCTGCCATTGCACAAATTGGCAATGGCCGAGCTTACGTCACTAATAATGCCGAAGAAATGCCTCGTATCTTCACTAAGGAGACTATGGAGGCCTCACGCTCGGCCATTAAAGAGGAACCCTTTGCACCCATTAAAATTGATGACTCAGATTACCTCCAAGGCATTAATATAGACGAAACACCACTTCTCCTCGGTTACGTCATGACCAAGGTCAAAGCTAGTGCTCAGGTGCAGTTACTTACCGAAACGGGTGACCCCCTGCTCGCTTCTGGCCGTTATGGCTTGGGTCAATCAGTGGCCTTCACTTCCGACACCACGGATTTGTGGGCTGGGGAATGGTTAGAATGGAATGACTTTGGTAAGTTTTGGGCTCAAGTAGTGCGCTCAATTGTCCGCAATAAATCCGCCCAGGGCTTCATTACGGATCTCAAAGGCAATGATAAAGAAATGAACATTCAGATTTACCGCAGCAATGAAAATGGCACGCCTGAAAATCATATTACTTGGGATGCCACCCTCATGGATAATAACGGCAAAGTTCAAAAACTTCCGATTCAGCAAGTGGGCTTTGGTTATTACCATACGAACTTTGCGAAACCCGCAGACGAGAACTTCACTCTGCGCCTCCACGATCAAAGCAATAACCGACTCAAAACCATCAGTAAAATCAGTACCTACCCCAAAGAATATTTACTCGCATCAACGAAACCAGAAATCTTTGATAGTCTCGAGAGCTTTGAAAAAATTAGCGAAGAGCGCAAAGAAATCAAAACTCAAAAGAGTGCCCTCAATATTTTTGCGCTCATGGCCATCTGCAGCCTCATCCTCAGCACCCTCTTCCGCAGGATTTAG
- a CDS encoding GxxExxY protein yields MDGNDNLTVRILACAIEVHKHLGPGLLESAYQQCLAHELRLAGLRFTLEQAMPVKYKGLNLDCGYRLDLVIEQEVIVELKSVSKVLPIHEAQLLTYMKLAKMNTGLLINFNERLLKNGIKRFVL; encoded by the coding sequence ATGGATGGGAACGATAATTTAACTGTGCGAATATTGGCTTGTGCGATTGAGGTGCATAAACATCTTGGCCCAGGTTTATTGGAGTCCGCGTACCAGCAATGCTTAGCTCATGAGTTACGTTTGGCTGGCTTGCGTTTCACCCTAGAACAAGCCATGCCAGTGAAATACAAAGGTTTAAACTTAGATTGTGGCTATCGCTTAGATCTAGTTATTGAACAGGAAGTGATTGTTGAACTCAAGAGTGTGAGTAAAGTTCTACCAATTCACGAAGCACAACTATTGACCTATATGAAATTAGCAAAAATGAACACTGGCTTATTAATCAATTTTAACGAACGACTCCTTAAAAATGGTATCAAACGCTTTGTATTGTAA
- a CDS encoding rhomboid family intramembrane serine protease, which yields MAKMKFWERFKISFRWVASLLIFMGVLEFANHLSNYALSVNGGIVPRVPSRLWAIFTAPFLHFSPEHYLLNSISFAILGGLVVLEDRRIFVKLTLFSCFFAGLAVWLVGRPHSVHAGSSLLIFAYFGFVVASGWFAKNWKSFFLAILIGLIYGGMIFQALPTEEFISWESHLFGMIAGILFAKILGKRGR from the coding sequence ATGGCAAAGATGAAGTTTTGGGAGAGGTTTAAGATCTCATTTCGCTGGGTTGCGAGCTTATTGATTTTTATGGGTGTCTTGGAGTTCGCCAACCACTTATCGAATTACGCCTTGAGTGTGAATGGGGGTATTGTGCCGCGCGTGCCTTCTCGCCTTTGGGCCATTTTCACGGCGCCCTTTTTACATTTTTCCCCAGAGCATTATTTGCTCAATAGTATTTCCTTTGCGATCTTGGGTGGACTCGTGGTCTTAGAGGATCGGCGGATCTTTGTGAAGCTGACTTTATTCTCATGCTTTTTTGCGGGGCTCGCCGTGTGGTTGGTGGGGCGACCTCATTCAGTGCATGCGGGCTCCAGTTTATTGATATTTGCTTACTTTGGCTTTGTGGTCGCATCGGGTTGGTTCGCCAAAAATTGGAAGTCATTCTTTTTGGCGATACTCATTGGTTTGATCTATGGCGGGATGATTTTTCAGGCTCTACCCACAGAAGAATTCATTTCTTGGGAAAGCCATTTATTTGGTATGATAGCTGGCATCCTCTTTGCCAAAATTCTCGGGAAACGAGGCAGATAA
- a CDS encoding insulinase family protein, giving the protein MSINSQFYQEKSHTYINEIASDAKVYEHPESGAKVLFLKNDDENKAFCIGFRTAPSSDNGVAHIMEHSVLCGSRKYPVKEPFVELMKGSLNTFLNAMTYPDKTVYPIASCNEEDFHNLMDVYLDSVFYPKLDKGAFLQEGWHYECDESADPYYKGVVYNEMKGVYSSPESILFQELDTHLCPDTNYRYDSGGKPSAIPSLSYEEYCEFHKEKYHPSNSWTVIYGDVDVERCLTHLHEDYFQHFKKLDDIKPDALFQPAFDKERMGKISYASGPVKDDAEQTFLAMAYLLCSSGELDELMGLQVLEHVLTGTSASPLRKALNSSGLGGDVIGYGLSDQALQLSWTVGIRDSKEERRDEFMAVVDGVFKDLAENGVQKEHVDAAINSIEFRLREANYGSTPAGVVYALNAISAWNYDYDPLERFCYEKHLDQLKKNLKAGGYLEGLIKKYFIDNSHRVTLVCAPDENLGEQEAAEEQERLQQAWGSFSEDERVALQAEASELLKAQAQPDSPADLESIPQLSRKDLRREINKIPYEVKEVDGVEYLRCAQNSGGVQYIKWAFDLNDFTVDELPMAKLFALACLTCGTANKGFEELTTELASCAGGVGAYFSLPNNLDGQHKRNLFISAKVMQAREQEFLDLLKEVVRDLDFSDSKRLNELLHQQISKVQSSFVKGGEWISRLILNSGLNEADYLDEKVSGPSFLSFLQKALERVESGQLGRELCALKERVFNKNGLIVSLTGEAETIDQGLKNLASFSGVLPVNQKTFVQPQIKLEKANVGLATEGQVQYVSMGVNLKEYGLQDDPRFPLLSQLLSTGYLWERVRVQGGAYGCFLSYEKFDGVLNICSYRDPNLEETLEVYKGVADFIRNLDVSEVEFDKIFIGTFGRIDSPMTVSQKAGVVLSRYMAGIDDELLQSRRDALLKCTLEDIKALAPWFDKLNESGQICVHGGRARVEKASALFDRLDYLAGAGGDEDDDEEEDDFFTSP; this is encoded by the coding sequence ATGTCAATTAATAGCCAGTTTTACCAAGAAAAGAGTCATACATACATCAATGAAATTGCGAGTGACGCAAAGGTTTACGAACATCCTGAGAGTGGAGCGAAAGTTCTCTTTTTAAAGAATGATGATGAGAATAAAGCCTTTTGTATCGGCTTTCGCACGGCTCCTAGTAGTGATAATGGTGTTGCGCATATTATGGAACACTCTGTATTGTGCGGATCTCGCAAATATCCGGTCAAAGAACCCTTTGTTGAATTGATGAAGGGCAGTTTGAATACCTTTTTAAATGCCATGACTTATCCCGATAAAACGGTTTACCCCATCGCCAGTTGCAATGAAGAAGATTTTCATAACTTGATGGATGTTTATCTGGATAGCGTTTTCTATCCCAAGTTAGATAAAGGGGCTTTTTTACAGGAGGGTTGGCATTACGAATGCGATGAATCCGCTGATCCTTATTATAAAGGCGTTGTGTACAACGAAATGAAAGGGGTCTATTCTTCGCCGGAGAGCATTTTATTCCAGGAACTCGACACGCATTTGTGTCCTGACACTAACTACCGTTATGATTCTGGGGGCAAGCCGTCGGCAATCCCTTCTCTCTCGTATGAGGAATATTGCGAATTTCACAAGGAAAAGTATCACCCCAGCAATTCCTGGACAGTAATTTATGGTGATGTGGATGTGGAGCGCTGCCTGACGCATTTACATGAAGATTATTTTCAGCACTTTAAAAAGTTAGACGATATAAAACCCGACGCTTTATTTCAGCCAGCTTTTGATAAAGAGCGCATGGGCAAAATTTCTTATGCTTCTGGACCGGTTAAAGATGATGCGGAGCAAACATTTTTGGCGATGGCCTATTTATTATGTTCGAGTGGTGAGCTCGACGAACTCATGGGCTTACAAGTTTTAGAGCATGTGCTGACGGGAACTTCTGCGTCTCCATTGCGCAAAGCTTTAAATAGTTCAGGACTCGGTGGTGATGTGATTGGTTATGGTTTGAGTGATCAGGCACTGCAGTTGAGTTGGACCGTGGGCATTCGCGATAGTAAAGAAGAACGCCGAGATGAATTTATGGCAGTGGTCGATGGTGTCTTTAAAGACTTAGCAGAGAATGGCGTTCAAAAAGAACATGTCGACGCAGCGATCAACTCGATTGAATTCCGTTTGCGTGAAGCCAATTATGGCTCTACTCCTGCAGGAGTAGTCTACGCTTTAAATGCGATTTCCGCATGGAATTACGATTATGATCCCCTGGAACGTTTCTGTTACGAAAAGCATCTTGATCAATTAAAGAAAAATCTCAAAGCAGGCGGCTATTTAGAGGGACTGATTAAAAAGTACTTTATCGACAACTCGCATCGCGTAACTTTAGTTTGTGCTCCAGATGAAAACTTGGGTGAGCAAGAAGCTGCGGAAGAGCAAGAGCGCTTACAGCAGGCTTGGGGAAGTTTTAGTGAGGACGAAAGAGTGGCCCTCCAAGCAGAGGCTAGCGAACTCCTCAAAGCTCAAGCTCAGCCAGACTCGCCCGCAGACCTTGAGAGTATTCCCCAGCTCTCGAGAAAAGATTTGCGTCGTGAAATCAACAAAATCCCTTATGAAGTTAAAGAAGTCGATGGCGTCGAGTATTTGAGATGTGCGCAAAACTCGGGTGGGGTTCAATACATTAAATGGGCCTTTGATTTAAATGACTTCACAGTTGATGAATTACCCATGGCCAAACTCTTTGCTTTGGCTTGCCTGACTTGCGGTACGGCAAATAAAGGTTTTGAAGAATTGACGACGGAGCTGGCTTCTTGTGCGGGTGGCGTGGGCGCTTACTTCAGTTTGCCAAATAATTTGGATGGGCAGCACAAACGCAATCTCTTTATCAGCGCTAAAGTGATGCAGGCTCGTGAACAAGAGTTTCTCGACTTATTAAAAGAAGTCGTTCGCGATTTAGATTTTTCCGATTCAAAGCGCCTCAACGAATTGCTGCATCAGCAAATTTCCAAAGTGCAGTCCTCTTTCGTTAAAGGTGGAGAATGGATTTCTCGACTAATCCTTAATAGTGGGCTCAATGAAGCCGACTACCTCGATGAAAAAGTCAGTGGGCCTAGTTTTTTAAGTTTCCTTCAGAAAGCTTTGGAGCGCGTCGAAAGTGGTCAGTTAGGTCGTGAATTGTGTGCTCTAAAAGAGCGTGTCTTTAATAAAAATGGCTTGATCGTTAGCCTTACAGGTGAAGCAGAAACCATCGACCAAGGTCTGAAGAATCTTGCGAGCTTTTCGGGTGTTCTCCCAGTGAATCAAAAAACGTTTGTTCAGCCGCAAATCAAACTCGAAAAAGCTAATGTGGGCTTGGCAACAGAGGGCCAAGTTCAGTACGTGAGTATGGGAGTGAACTTAAAGGAATATGGCCTCCAAGATGATCCTCGTTTCCCTCTCTTAAGCCAATTGCTTTCCACGGGTTATTTATGGGAGCGCGTCCGCGTTCAGGGCGGAGCTTATGGTTGCTTCCTCAGTTACGAAAAATTTGATGGCGTTTTAAATATTTGTTCCTACCGTGACCCGAATTTAGAAGAGACCTTAGAGGTCTATAAAGGCGTGGCTGATTTTATTCGCAACTTAGATGTGAGCGAAGTGGAATTCGATAAGATCTTCATCGGTACTTTTGGTCGCATTGACTCACCCATGACAGTATCGCAAAAAGCCGGCGTGGTTTTAAGTCGTTATATGGCCGGGATCGATGATGAGCTCTTACAGTCGCGTCGCGATGCCTTGTTGAAATGTACTTTAGAGGACATCAAAGCCTTGGCCCCGTGGTTCGATAAACTCAATGAATCTGGACAAATTTGTGTGCACGGAGGACGAGCTCGAGTCGAAAAAGCGAGCGCGCTGTTTGATCGCCTCGATTACCTCGCCGGAGCAGGCGGTGACGAAGACGACGATGAAGAGGAAGACGATTTTTTCACAAGTCCTTGA
- a CDS encoding protein kinase domain-containing protein, protein MANPQESTVLQDIWKAFEASLHTSDYEPVNTSETARMDGEILAPEPENNEVDSEELVEEEYHANMLCPGCKKTSVFSFKKMFEKVVCAECQASFRVPVNTEEFIFDKHVLGLPNFNIFRAYNKENEFYGDVVIYDQQGNCELDEVVQVVRNFSQLQLSKYVSPHHFQVDDKAYYLTRPQAAYQMQIYLDQNEETSNGQLATILDQTTVLLMSLCKHQVIGEILPSDICLNSEGQVEICDYGLREALFAKLGTHLPYTLLAPEIIAGGQRNEASLVYSLGILAATLLKKEPPFNELDAQLINQERENYIENFQETKLPGFLKLLLKVVPKERPPLMQCRDFFLRLSRQRK, encoded by the coding sequence ATGGCAAACCCGCAAGAAAGCACAGTTTTACAGGATATATGGAAGGCTTTTGAAGCCAGTTTACACACTTCGGATTATGAACCCGTCAATACGAGCGAAACAGCACGTATGGATGGTGAAATTTTAGCACCCGAGCCTGAAAACAATGAGGTCGATTCGGAAGAACTTGTTGAAGAAGAATATCATGCCAATATGCTCTGCCCAGGATGTAAAAAGACCAGCGTCTTTTCTTTCAAAAAAATGTTCGAAAAAGTCGTCTGTGCGGAATGCCAAGCAAGCTTTCGTGTCCCCGTTAATACGGAAGAATTTATTTTCGATAAGCATGTTTTAGGCTTGCCCAACTTTAATATTTTCCGAGCCTACAATAAAGAGAATGAATTCTACGGCGATGTGGTCATCTATGATCAACAAGGTAACTGTGAGCTAGATGAAGTTGTGCAAGTGGTTCGCAACTTCTCGCAGCTCCAATTAAGCAAGTATGTCAGTCCCCATCACTTTCAGGTCGATGATAAAGCTTATTATTTGACGCGGCCTCAAGCAGCTTATCAGATGCAAATTTATCTCGATCAAAATGAAGAGACGAGCAACGGACAACTGGCAACGATTTTGGATCAAACAACGGTCTTGTTAATGAGTTTGTGTAAGCACCAGGTCATTGGCGAAATTCTCCCCTCAGATATCTGCTTAAATTCTGAAGGCCAAGTAGAGATTTGTGACTATGGCTTGAGAGAAGCGCTTTTCGCAAAGCTAGGGACTCATTTACCTTATACTCTTTTAGCGCCAGAAATTATTGCTGGCGGACAACGCAACGAAGCTTCCTTAGTTTACTCATTAGGTATTCTTGCAGCAACACTTTTAAAGAAAGAACCGCCCTTTAATGAATTAGATGCTCAGCTCATTAATCAAGAACGAGAAAACTACATCGAAAATTTCCAAGAAACGAAACTCCCTGGCTTCTTAAAATTACTCCTCAAAGTCGTCCCCAAAGAACGCCCACCGCTCATGCAATGCCGTGACTTCTTCCTGCGCCTCTCCCGCCAAAGAAAGTGA
- the cysN gene encoding sulfate adenylyltransferase subunit CysN produces MSHSSDLIAEDIHAYLKEHENKELLRFLTCGSVDDGKSTLIGRLLYDSKMIYEDQLSAIQKDSSKYNTTNEEFDLALLTDGLQAEREQGITIDVAYRYFSTNNRKFIIADTPGHEQYTRNMATGASTCDLAIILIDARHGIQTQTRRHSYIVSLLGIKHVVIAVNKMDIEIDGKTFNEDVYDKIVTDYKVIANELGINDPIYVPMSALKGDNVVNKSEQTPWYKGQSLMEVLETVKISEDRNFENFRFPVQYVNRPNLNFRGFCGTISSGEIKPGDEIVSLPSGMTSKIKSIVTYDGEQDTGFAGQAVTLTTEDEIDISRGNMIVKKDDQPSVSNSFTADLVWMAEKDLEPGREYYFKVGTKTVSGTVSHIEYRTDVNTWEHQSVDSLKLNEIARCVINLSEPMAVDEYKVCRATGAFIVIDRLSNTTMAAGMVASVLSSAETEIRREFSEDELTLNAFIREQYPHWNCVDISKLK; encoded by the coding sequence ATGTCACATAGTTCAGATCTTATTGCAGAAGATATTCATGCATATCTCAAAGAACACGAAAACAAAGAGCTTCTTCGCTTTTTAACTTGTGGTAGTGTAGATGATGGTAAATCGACTCTTATCGGTCGTTTGCTTTACGATTCAAAAATGATCTACGAGGATCAGCTAAGCGCTATCCAAAAAGACTCAAGTAAGTACAACACAACAAACGAAGAGTTCGACCTCGCTTTATTGACTGATGGCCTTCAAGCTGAACGTGAGCAAGGTATCACAATTGATGTGGCTTACCGTTACTTTTCTACAAATAACCGCAAATTCATTATTGCCGATACTCCTGGGCACGAGCAATACACTCGTAACATGGCCACAGGTGCTTCCACATGTGATTTAGCGATTATTTTGATTGATGCACGTCATGGTATCCAAACTCAAACTCGTCGTCACAGCTATATCGTATCACTTCTCGGTATCAAGCACGTTGTGATCGCGGTGAATAAAATGGATATCGAGATTGATGGCAAAACTTTCAATGAAGATGTTTACGACAAGATCGTTACTGACTACAAAGTCATTGCCAACGAACTTGGTATCAATGATCCTATCTACGTTCCCATGTCGGCACTCAAGGGCGACAACGTCGTTAACAAGAGTGAGCAAACGCCTTGGTACAAGGGTCAATCTCTCATGGAAGTACTTGAGACCGTTAAGATCTCTGAAGACAGAAACTTCGAAAACTTCCGTTTCCCAGTTCAATACGTCAATCGTCCGAACTTAAACTTCCGTGGTTTCTGCGGCACGATTTCTTCTGGCGAAATTAAGCCAGGTGATGAAATCGTTTCATTGCCTTCTGGCATGACAAGTAAAATCAAAAGCATCGTGACTTATGATGGTGAGCAAGACACTGGTTTCGCTGGCCAAGCAGTCACTTTGACTACTGAAGATGAAATTGACATCAGTCGCGGCAATATGATCGTGAAAAAAGATGATCAGCCTTCCGTGAGTAACTCATTCACTGCTGACCTTGTTTGGATGGCAGAAAAAGATCTTGAGCCTGGCCGTGAGTACTACTTCAAAGTGGGTACAAAAACTGTTTCAGGTACAGTGAGTCATATTGAGTACCGTACAGATGTTAACACTTGGGAACATCAGTCAGTCGATTCTTTAAAGCTCAACGAAATTGCTCGTTGCGTCATCAACCTCAGTGAGCCCATGGCTGTTGACGAGTACAAAGTTTGCCGTGCAACTGGCGCCTTCATTGTCATTGACCGTCTCAGTAACACAACGATGGCGGCTGGTATGGTGGCATCGGTGCTCAGTTCTGCTGAAACTGAAATTCGTCGTGAATTCAGTGAAGATGAGCTTACACTCAATGCTTTCATTCGTGAGCAATACCCCCACTGGAACTGTGTTGATATAAGCAAGCTCAAGTAA
- the cysD gene encoding sulfate adenylyltransferase subunit CysD — protein MSLPEHRVTHLKALEAESIHIFREVAAEFDNPVMLYSVGKDSSVLLHLALKAFYPAKLPFKLLHVDTNWKFKEMIEFRDEFAKKKDLDLIVYKNPEGLEMNINPFVHGSAVHTDIMKTQGLKKALDIYGFDAAFGGARRDEEKSRAKERVFSFRDRNHRWDPKNQRPELWDLYNPRVRKGESIRVFPMSNWTELDIWQYIYLENIEIVPLYYSKPRPVVVRDGVKILVDDDRLELEPGEESTMESVRFRTLGCYPLTGAVESEAATLPEIIQEMLLTKTSERQGRVIDSDSSGSMEKKKIEGYF, from the coding sequence ATGTCACTTCCTGAACATCGCGTTACGCACTTAAAAGCGTTGGAAGCGGAAAGTATTCACATCTTCCGTGAAGTCGCAGCTGAGTTCGATAATCCTGTCATGCTCTACTCTGTAGGTAAGGATTCATCCGTTCTTCTCCATTTGGCACTCAAAGCCTTTTACCCCGCAAAACTCCCCTTCAAACTCCTCCACGTTGATACCAACTGGAAGTTCAAAGAAATGATCGAATTCCGTGATGAGTTTGCCAAGAAAAAAGATCTCGACTTAATCGTTTACAAGAACCCTGAGGGTCTTGAAATGAATATCAACCCATTTGTTCATGGTAGTGCCGTTCACACGGATATCATGAAAACTCAAGGCCTCAAAAAAGCTTTAGATATCTATGGTTTTGATGCAGCCTTTGGTGGTGCTCGCCGCGATGAAGAAAAATCTCGTGCAAAAGAGCGTGTGTTCTCTTTCCGTGACCGCAATCACCGCTGGGATCCAAAAAATCAGCGTCCTGAACTTTGGGACCTCTATAATCCTCGCGTCCGAAAAGGCGAGAGTATTCGCGTTTTCCCAATGTCGAACTGGACTGAGTTGGATATCTGGCAATACATCTATCTCGAAAATATCGAGATTGTTCCACTTTATTATTCTAAGCCACGTCCTGTCGTTGTTCGTGATGGCGTAAAAATCCTCGTTGATGATGATCGCCTCGAACTCGAGCCTGGCGAAGAATCCACAATGGAAAGTGTGCGTTTCCGTACACTCGGTTGTTACCCACTTACAGGTGCAGTTGAATCCGAAGCTGCAACGCTTCCGGAAATCATTCAGGAAATGCTTCTCACTAAGACATCTGAGAGACAAGGTCGTGTCATCGACAGCGATTCATCTGGTTCCATGGAGAAGAAAAAAATCGAAGGGTATTTCTAA